A single window of Rubripirellula lacrimiformis DNA harbors:
- a CDS encoding putative 2-dehydropantoate 2-reductase: protein MKKQRYAVIGAGALGGLYGGLLARAGFEVHFLLNRDYDHVMQHGLQIDSKLGDFHLSDVHAHASADTMPPCDVTILGLKTTNNGLLQDLLPAPTREGGLVLVLQNGLNSESDAAAVVGPENVLGGCCFLCSNKVGPGHIRHIDQGRIVFGEFGDRAIEVTPRVQRICDEMVSAGIDAHTTDDLPKTRWKKLMWNIPFNGLSVVLDASTKELVDDPDSVALVEQIIREVHAGAAACGVTVSPKSIATTIDVTRTMVPYDSSMRLDYLAKRPIEVEAILGNPIRAAQGAGFAMPHVETLYRQLKFLNQRNQNG from the coding sequence ATGAAAAAACAACGTTACGCAGTGATCGGTGCAGGGGCTCTAGGCGGACTCTATGGCGGGCTGTTGGCACGCGCTGGATTCGAAGTCCACTTTCTTTTGAACCGTGACTACGACCATGTGATGCAGCATGGATTGCAGATTGATTCCAAATTGGGCGACTTTCATCTTTCCGATGTGCATGCCCATGCCAGCGCCGACACGATGCCGCCCTGTGACGTCACGATCCTGGGGCTGAAGACGACCAACAACGGCCTGCTTCAGGACCTACTGCCCGCCCCGACCCGCGAAGGTGGTTTGGTGTTGGTGCTGCAAAACGGGTTGAACAGTGAATCCGATGCCGCCGCCGTCGTTGGACCGGAAAACGTCTTGGGCGGTTGCTGTTTTCTGTGCAGCAACAAAGTCGGACCAGGGCACATCCGTCACATCGATCAAGGCCGGATCGTGTTCGGCGAATTCGGGGATCGGGCAATCGAGGTCACGCCCCGGGTACAGCGGATTTGCGACGAAATGGTTTCCGCCGGGATCGATGCACACACCACCGACGATCTTCCCAAAACACGTTGGAAGAAACTGATGTGGAACATTCCCTTCAACGGATTGTCGGTCGTGCTGGATGCATCGACCAAAGAACTGGTGGACGATCCCGACAGCGTCGCGCTTGTCGAACAGATCATCCGCGAAGTCCATGCCGGTGCCGCTGCCTGCGGTGTGACGGTGTCGCCCAAGTCCATCGCAACGACGATCGATGTGACTCGGACAATGGTTCCCTACGATAGCAGCATGCGGCTGGATTACCTTGCCAAACGCCCGATCGAAGTCGAGGCCATTTTGGGGAATCCGATTCGTGCAGCGCAGGGTGCTGGGTTTGCGATGCCCCATGTTGAAACTTTGTACCGACAGCTGAAATTTTTGAACCAGCGAAACCAGAACGGGTGA
- a CDS encoding glycosyltransferase family protein, with protein sequence MPDFYQHDLVTTIHDLRTGQLDRLEEMLRSATKQSKIGLVLPVTASDMRAEPFDVIVRELIEADYIDTIIVSLGVAPERSDYEATLAKVAPLGSRARVLWTDGPEVQSLYGELNEAGIAVDTPGKGRSVWTAFGYLLADPDIDTFVLHDCDIVDYDRTLLARLCMPMAHPALDFEFCKAYYARVTDRMHGRVVRLLVTPLVRALRQTFPASEFVQFVSSFRYPLSGEFSLTRNLARTNRIPCDWGLEVGTLAEVYRNTSLKRVCQTDLCRLYEHKHQEMSLENKNSGLIRMATDILTTFYRTLASQGVQMSDASFISLRASYLRTAQDCIRQYAADALINDLKYDRHSEESTIDAFAECVTMSAEVFKSDPSGTDAIPNWTRVRAAFPKFTDRLRDAAGS encoded by the coding sequence ATGCCTGACTTTTACCAGCATGATCTTGTCACCACGATTCACGACCTTCGAACGGGCCAGTTGGACCGGTTGGAAGAAATGCTTCGCTCGGCCACCAAGCAGTCCAAGATCGGACTGGTGCTTCCCGTCACGGCGTCGGACATGCGAGCCGAACCCTTTGACGTGATCGTGCGCGAGTTGATCGAGGCCGACTATATCGACACGATCATCGTTTCCCTTGGCGTAGCCCCCGAACGATCGGACTACGAAGCAACCCTGGCAAAAGTCGCACCGCTGGGATCGCGTGCCCGAGTCCTTTGGACCGATGGTCCCGAGGTCCAATCGTTGTATGGTGAACTGAACGAAGCTGGCATTGCCGTCGACACGCCGGGAAAGGGACGCAGTGTGTGGACCGCGTTTGGTTACCTGTTGGCCGATCCCGATATCGACACCTTCGTGCTGCATGACTGTGACATCGTCGACTACGATCGAACATTGTTGGCGCGACTTTGCATGCCGATGGCACACCCCGCGTTGGATTTTGAATTTTGCAAAGCCTACTACGCACGCGTCACCGACCGGATGCACGGACGAGTGGTTCGGTTGTTGGTCACACCGCTAGTGCGGGCGCTGCGACAGACGTTTCCCGCCAGCGAATTTGTGCAGTTCGTTTCCAGTTTTCGATACCCGTTGTCGGGTGAGTTTTCGTTGACGCGTAACCTGGCCAGGACCAACCGGATTCCCTGCGATTGGGGTTTGGAAGTGGGCACCTTGGCCGAGGTCTATCGCAACACATCGCTGAAACGAGTTTGTCAGACCGATCTGTGTCGACTGTACGAACACAAGCATCAAGAGATGTCTTTAGAGAACAAGAACAGCGGTTTGATCCGCATGGCAACCGACATCCTGACGACGTTCTACCGCACGCTAGCCAGCCAGGGTGTGCAGATGAGCGATGCCAGTTTCATCAGCCTGCGAGCGTCCTATCTACGGACTGCTCAGGATTGCATTCGACAGTACGCTGCCGATGCGCTGATCAATGATTTGAAGTACGACCGACATTCCGAGGAATCGACCATCGATGCCTTCGCCGAATGTGTCACGATGTCGGCCGAGGTGTTCAAGAGCGACCCCAGCGGCACCGACGCGATCCCCAACTGGACCCGCGTCCGCGCGGCGTTCCCAAAGTTTACCGACCGTCTGCGAGACGCAGCCGGCAGCTGA
- the pckA gene encoding phosphoenolpyruvate carboxykinase (ATP), with amino-acid sequence MSVNPIDLSHYGLHPTEIIHNATPARLYEFAITGGHAVIAASGALATRSGDKTGRSPKDKRIVDHPDSSGDIWWGDINIRLTERSFAINRQRAIDYLNTRDQIFVFDGFAGWDPKHRLKVRVIAESAYHALFMHNMLIRPTDQQLAEFGEPDVVILNAGSFPANPYTAQMTSTTSIDLSIEQGEFVILGTQYAGEMKKGVFTVMNYLMPKRGVLSMHCSANQTDAGDLTLFFGLSGTGKTTLSTDPARQLIGDDEHCWTDDGVFNIEGGCYAKVIHLSQESEPEIFNAIRYGSVLENVVFDETTHEVNYDDASITENTRVAYPIDFIENAKIPCVGPHPKNIIFLTCDAFGVLPPVSKLSTEQAMYHFISGYTAKTAGTEMNIDEPVATFSACFGAAFLVWHPAKYAELLAEQIRKHGANTWLVNTGWAGGPYGVGKRMSLKHTRSIIDAIHSGELADGETRTDPMFGLEVPVSCSGVPSEILWPKDLWADGESYDGSARRLADLFRNNFKQFESGASDAICGAGPTA; translated from the coding sequence ATGAGCGTCAATCCGATCGACCTATCCCATTACGGCCTTCACCCTACCGAAATCATTCACAACGCGACGCCAGCTCGGCTGTACGAGTTTGCGATTACCGGTGGCCACGCGGTGATTGCCGCCTCTGGCGCCCTGGCCACGCGAAGTGGTGACAAGACGGGCCGCAGTCCGAAAGACAAACGGATCGTCGATCACCCCGATTCATCGGGCGACATCTGGTGGGGCGACATCAACATTCGGTTGACCGAGCGGTCGTTTGCGATCAATCGTCAGCGTGCGATTGACTATCTGAACACGCGCGACCAAATCTTTGTGTTTGACGGTTTCGCCGGCTGGGATCCCAAACACCGATTGAAAGTTCGTGTGATCGCCGAAAGTGCCTATCACGCACTGTTCATGCACAACATGCTGATCCGGCCGACCGACCAACAGTTGGCCGAATTCGGCGAACCCGACGTGGTGATCTTGAACGCCGGATCATTCCCGGCCAATCCCTACACCGCGCAGATGACCAGCACGACCAGCATCGATCTGTCGATCGAACAGGGCGAGTTTGTCATTTTGGGAACACAGTATGCGGGCGAGATGAAGAAGGGCGTCTTCACGGTGATGAACTACTTGATGCCCAAACGCGGTGTGTTGAGCATGCACTGCAGCGCCAACCAAACCGATGCCGGTGACCTAACACTGTTCTTTGGTTTATCCGGCACGGGCAAAACGACGCTATCGACCGATCCGGCACGGCAGCTGATTGGCGATGACGAACATTGTTGGACCGATGACGGTGTCTTCAACATCGAAGGCGGCTGCTACGCCAAGGTGATTCACCTAAGCCAGGAAAGCGAACCCGAAATCTTCAATGCCATCCGATATGGATCGGTGTTGGAGAACGTCGTGTTTGATGAGACGACGCACGAGGTGAATTACGATGATGCTTCGATCACAGAGAATACACGGGTTGCCTACCCGATCGATTTCATCGAAAACGCCAAGATCCCCTGTGTCGGACCTCACCCCAAGAACATCATCTTTCTGACTTGCGATGCCTTTGGCGTGCTGCCACCGGTATCCAAACTTTCCACCGAACAGGCGATGTACCACTTCATCAGCGGTTACACAGCCAAGACGGCTGGCACCGAGATGAACATCGACGAACCTGTGGCAACCTTCAGCGCGTGCTTCGGCGCCGCATTCTTGGTTTGGCACCCCGCGAAGTATGCCGAACTGTTGGCCGAACAGATTCGCAAACACGGCGCGAACACATGGTTGGTCAACACCGGATGGGCAGGCGGCCCGTACGGCGTGGGCAAACGCATGAGTCTGAAACACACGCGATCGATCATCGATGCGATTCACAGCGGTGAATTGGCCGATGGCGAAACGCGAACCGACCCCATGTTCGGCTTGGAAGTGCCCGTGTCATGTTCGGGTGTCCCATCAGAAATCTTGTGGCCCAAGGATTTGTGGGCCGATGGGGAATCGTACGACGGATCCGCACGACGTCTGGCAGACCTGTTTCGCAACAACTTCAAACAGTTCGAATCAGGTGCCAGCGACGCCATCTGCGGTGCCGGCCCCACAGCCTAG
- a CDS encoding DUF1571 domain-containing protein: protein MNFERRQIIALFGSLFATSSARSLLAEDPQFVEPVHRVANAASIEPTPKPAASHPLDRALDIARNGLTGCRESVRDYTALLVKRERVDGTLGQHEFMEAKIRNRKVSGGKVVQPLSVYLNFVKPTSVKGREVIYVEGRNDGNIVAHEGGFKGRFLPTVTIPATGMLAMRGQRYPMTEIGVENLIEKLIERGTKARQQPDVQCEFRKNARVKDSVCTVLQVTSPTKVPGLDFYQAQVFIDDALNLPVRYIAYDWPVREGAPLEVIEEYNYLNLKVNVGLTDADFDPYNKQYNFYS from the coding sequence ATGAATTTTGAACGTCGCCAAATCATCGCGCTCTTCGGATCGCTGTTCGCCACATCGTCCGCACGATCGCTGTTGGCCGAAGATCCACAGTTCGTCGAACCAGTTCACCGCGTGGCGAACGCCGCCAGTATCGAACCAACGCCCAAGCCGGCCGCCTCGCACCCCTTGGACCGAGCACTCGATATCGCTCGCAATGGTCTGACCGGATGCCGCGAAAGCGTCCGTGATTACACCGCACTGTTGGTCAAACGCGAACGTGTCGATGGCACGCTGGGCCAACACGAGTTCATGGAAGCAAAGATCCGCAACCGCAAGGTTTCCGGCGGCAAAGTCGTCCAGCCGCTCAGCGTCTATCTGAACTTCGTCAAACCGACTTCGGTCAAAGGTCGCGAAGTGATCTACGTCGAAGGCCGAAACGATGGCAACATCGTCGCGCACGAAGGAGGCTTCAAAGGCCGTTTCCTGCCGACCGTCACGATTCCCGCCACCGGCATGTTGGCGATGCGGGGTCAGCGGTACCCGATGACCGAGATCGGCGTCGAAAACCTCATCGAAAAGCTGATCGAACGTGGCACCAAGGCTCGCCAACAGCCCGATGTGCAATGCGAGTTCCGCAAAAACGCACGCGTCAAAGACAGTGTCTGTACTGTGTTGCAGGTGACCAGCCCAACCAAGGTGCCCGGCCTAGACTTCTATCAGGCTCAGGTCTTCATCGATGACGCGTTGAACTTGCCCGTTCGCTACATCGCTTACGATTGGCCTGTCCGCGAAGGTGCTCCATTGGAAGTGATCGAAGAGTACAACTACCTGAACTTGAAGGTGAACGTTGGTCTGACCGACGCCGACTTCGACCCGTACAACAAACAGTACAACTTCTACTCGTAA